A window of Zingiber officinale cultivar Zhangliang chromosome 5A, Zo_v1.1, whole genome shotgun sequence contains these coding sequences:
- the LOC121979546 gene encoding uncharacterized protein LOC121979546 isoform X3 produces MSSTSMISSSRSGRRRTTSSASRPNRTISTLAIRNPNPRFRMLREELQLLQKPGSYVGEVVKVMGKSKVLVKHWCYIFLRFKKGRLLDLCIATKMENSLHWRKQTSLMEYMFMKSALYDS; encoded by the exons ATGTCCAGTACATCCATGATCTCCAGCTCCAGATCAGGAAGAAGGCGAACAACCTCCAGCGCCTCGAGGCCCAACAGAACGATCTCAACTCTCGCGATTAGGAATCCCAACCCTCGAT TCAGAATGCTCCGAGAAGAGCTACAGCTGCTTCAGAAGCCTGGTTCGTATGTTGGAGAGGTGGTGAAAGTGATGGGGAAATCCAAGGTCCTAGTCAAG CATTGGTGCTACATTTTCCTCCGATTCAAAAAAGGCAG GCTTCTGGACCTATGTATTGCTACAAAGATGGAAAACTCACTGCATTGGAGGAAGCAAACCAGCCTGATGGAATATATGTTCATGAAAAGTGCGTTGTATG ACTCTTGA
- the LOC121979546 gene encoding uncharacterized protein LOC121979546 isoform X2 codes for MSSTSMISSSRSGRRRTTSSASRPNRTISTLAIRNPNPRFRMLREELQLLQKPGSYVGEVVKVMGKSKVLVKHWCYIFLRFKKGRLLDLCIATKMENSLHWRKQTSLMEYMFMKSALYGLPKCIFLEKS; via the exons ATGTCCAGTACATCCATGATCTCCAGCTCCAGATCAGGAAGAAGGCGAACAACCTCCAGCGCCTCGAGGCCCAACAGAACGATCTCAACTCTCGCGATTAGGAATCCCAACCCTCGAT TCAGAATGCTCCGAGAAGAGCTACAGCTGCTTCAGAAGCCTGGTTCGTATGTTGGAGAGGTGGTGAAAGTGATGGGGAAATCCAAGGTCCTAGTCAAG CATTGGTGCTACATTTTCCTCCGATTCAAAAAAGGCAG GCTTCTGGACCTATGTATTGCTACAAAGATGGAAAACTCACTGCATTGGAGGAAGCAAACCAGCCTGATGGAATATATGTTCATGAAAAGTGCGTTGTATG GGCTCCCCAAGTGTATTTTTCTAGAGAAATCGTGA
- the LOC121979546 gene encoding uncharacterized protein LOC121979546 isoform X1, producing the protein MSSTSMISSSRSGRRRTTSSASRPNRTISTLAIRNPNPRFRMLREELQLLQKPGSYVGEVVKVMGKSKVLVKASGPMYCYKDGKLTALEEANQPDGIYVHEKCVVWAPQVYFSREIVKNFELELKRASKLKCSKCGLKGAALGCDLIYLLPTDS; encoded by the exons ATGTCCAGTACATCCATGATCTCCAGCTCCAGATCAGGAAGAAGGCGAACAACCTCCAGCGCCTCGAGGCCCAACAGAACGATCTCAACTCTCGCGATTAGGAATCCCAACCCTCGAT TCAGAATGCTCCGAGAAGAGCTACAGCTGCTTCAGAAGCCTGGTTCGTATGTTGGAGAGGTGGTGAAAGTGATGGGGAAATCCAAGGTCCTAGTCAAG GCTTCTGGACCTATGTATTGCTACAAAGATGGAAAACTCACTGCATTGGAGGAAGCAAACCAGCCTGATGGAATATATGTTCATGAAAAGTGCGTTGTATG GGCTCCCCAAGTGTATTTTTCTAGAGAAATCGTGAAAAACTTTGAATTAGAACTAAAGCGAGCATCAAAGTTAAAATGCAGCAAATGTGGGTTGAAAGGTGCTGCTCTTGGTTGTGATCTCATTTATTTATTGCCTACAGACTCTTGA
- the LOC121979546 gene encoding uncharacterized protein LOC121979546 isoform X4, translating to MSSTSMISSSRSGRRRTTSSASRPNRTISTLAIRNPNPRFRMLREELQLLQKPGSYVGEVVKVMGKSKVLVKASGPMYCYKDGKLTALEEANQPDGIYVHEKCVV from the exons ATGTCCAGTACATCCATGATCTCCAGCTCCAGATCAGGAAGAAGGCGAACAACCTCCAGCGCCTCGAGGCCCAACAGAACGATCTCAACTCTCGCGATTAGGAATCCCAACCCTCGAT TCAGAATGCTCCGAGAAGAGCTACAGCTGCTTCAGAAGCCTGGTTCGTATGTTGGAGAGGTGGTGAAAGTGATGGGGAAATCCAAGGTCCTAGTCAAG GCTTCTGGACCTATGTATTGCTACAAAGATGGAAAACTCACTGCATTGGAGGAAGCAAACCAGCCTGATGGAATATATGTTCATGAAAAGTGCGTTGTATG A